A section of the Trachemys scripta elegans isolate TJP31775 chromosome 10, CAS_Tse_1.0, whole genome shotgun sequence genome encodes:
- the FAM81A gene encoding protein FAM81A — protein sequence MAQRSPIFPTLAPTERRIRNIPLHSQALTAVPLASASLVDQLEDRILSHEKTTAALVEHAFRIKEDIVSTLHRMQNKGGGDRLARQLLEEHIRNITAIVRQLNRDIETLQEQIRVRDNLSYGTNSTLKSLEMRQLSGLGDLRGRVARCDAGLARLSAEHKITYERLQSLSKDQQASKMILESKIKEAEIQISYLLSRVEQSIMQQEAKLKIAYKESNQQLHLLDVKLKGAVEELSSQILSARSWLEQEHERIEKELLQKIDQISLALKEKTEMSERAIEMRFSQMSEKLDKIEEIQKISVEEHGTKQAEEKINIRISKLQMEINEDIKEMKAEVNAGFAAIYENIGSLQEVLEAKMKLDRDELQKQIHQKKQEVPT from the exons atggcaCAACGAAGCCCAATCTTTCCGACACTTGCCCCTACTGAAAG ACGGATTCGAAATATACCACTACACAGCCAAGCTTTGACCGCGGTCCCATTAGCATCTGCAAGTCTTGTGGATCAGCTAGAAGACAGAATTCTAAGCCATGAGAAAACAACTGCTGCCCTTGTGGAACACGCTTTTCGCATTAAGGAGGACATTGTTTCCACTTTGCATAGAATGCAGAACAAAGGGGGAGGAGATCGGTTGGCTAGGCAACTCTTAGAAGAACACATCCGAAACATAACAGCAATAGTGAGGCAGCTTAACCGGGACATTGAG ACGCTGCAGGAACAGATACGTGTCAGGGATAACCTCAGTTATGGAACTAATTCTACCTTAAAGAGCCTGGAAATGCGGCAGTTGTCTGGTTTGGGAGATCTTCGGGGGAGAGTTGCAAG GTGCGATGCCGGTTTAGCCAGATTGTCTGCAGAGCACAAAATTACGTATGAAAGACTTCAAAGCCTAAGCAAAGACCAACAAGCTTCTAAAATGATCTTGGAATCTAAAATCAAAGAGGCAGAAATACAG ATTTCTTACCTTCTGAGCAGAGTAGAGCAGTCAATAATGCAACAAGAAGCAAAACTGAAGATTGCCTACAAAGAGAGCAACCAACAGCTCCACCTTCTGGATGTTAA ATTAAAAGGTGCAGTAGAGGAACTCAGCAGCCAGATATTGTCTGCTCGCAGCTGGTTGGAACAGGAACATGAACGGATTGAAAAAGAGCTTTTACAGAAAATTGATCAGATTTCCTTGGCCCTTAAGGAAAAGACC GAAATGAGTGAAAGGGCCATAGAGATGAGATTCAGCCAGATGTCAGAGAAACTTGATAAAATAgaagaaatacaaaaaataagcGTGGAAGAACATGGAACAAAACAGGCTGAAGAGAAGATAAATATTCGAATCAGCAAGCTTCAGATGGAGATTAATGAAGATATAAAAGAAATGAAAGCTGAAGTTAATGCTG GGTTTGCGGCTATCTACGAGAACATTGGGTCCCTACAGGAAGTTCTAGAAGCCAAAATGAAACTTGACAGGGATGAGCTACAGAAGCAGATTCACCAAAAGAAGCAGGAAGTTCCGACATAG